One part of the Moorena sp. SIOASIH genome encodes these proteins:
- a CDS encoding histone deacetylase: MLPVIYSDEFLEHDNGRFHPERPERLTAIVDAIKAAPWADQIKWQLPTAVETRRVMPLVQQIHSQRYIETVEEIALSNGGRLDADTGISPRSYDVALLAVSAWLDAVDQVLTTNNSAFVLARPPGHHAERQRGMGFCLFSNAAIAAYYSLEQSGVERVAILDWDVHHGNGTQDVVERDARIAYISLHQSPCYPGTGQASEQGFHNNVLNLPMAPGSTLEDYQPMFEQKVMPFLTKFQPDLLIVSAGYDANAADPLANIALQPDDYGLFTKYCLQLTRRIVFGLEGGYELSALAQSVLATIKPCLAKES; encoded by the coding sequence ATGTTACCTGTCATTTACTCCGATGAGTTTCTTGAACACGATAACGGTCGGTTTCACCCAGAACGACCAGAACGTTTAACTGCGATTGTTGATGCTATCAAAGCTGCACCTTGGGCTGACCAAATTAAGTGGCAGTTACCGACAGCGGTGGAAACTCGTCGAGTGATGCCTCTAGTACAACAAATTCATAGCCAGCGCTACATTGAGACAGTTGAAGAAATCGCCTTGAGTAATGGTGGCAGGTTAGATGCGGACACAGGGATATCCCCCCGCAGTTACGATGTTGCCCTACTCGCCGTTAGTGCTTGGCTAGATGCGGTAGATCAAGTCCTCACTACCAATAATTCAGCCTTTGTTCTAGCCCGTCCCCCTGGTCATCATGCTGAACGTCAGAGAGGGATGGGGTTTTGCTTATTTTCCAATGCTGCGATCGCAGCTTACTATTCCTTAGAGCAATCGGGAGTCGAACGAGTTGCCATCCTAGACTGGGATGTCCATCACGGCAATGGGACTCAAGATGTTGTAGAACGAGATGCTCGCATTGCCTACATCTCCCTTCATCAATCCCCTTGCTATCCTGGTACAGGCCAAGCCAGTGAACAAGGGTTTCACAATAATGTCCTCAATCTTCCCATGGCACCAGGCAGCACTTTAGAAGATTACCAGCCTATGTTTGAACAGAAAGTGATGCCCTTTTTAACCAAATTTCAGCCAGATTTATTGATTGTCAGTGCTGGTTATGATGCTAATGCCGCAGATCCCTTGGCAAATATTGCCTTGCAGCCAGATGATTATGGCCTATTTACCAAGTATTGTCTGCAACTAACTCGTCGGATTGTTTTTGGTTTAGAGGGCGGGTACGAACTCAGTGCTCTAGCGCAGTCGGTGCTAGCAACAATTAAACCTTGTTTGGCCAAGGAGAGTTGA
- the gyrA gene encoding DNA gyrase subunit A, whose product MSTSQERIVPTNLRNEMSRSYLEYAMSVIVGRALPDARDGLKPVHRRILYAMHELGLSPDRPFRKCARVVGEVLGKYHPHGDTAVYDALVRMAQDFSMRSPLINGHGNFGSVDNDPPAAMRYTECRLQVIATNALLRDIESETVDFVDNFDGSQQEPTVLPARIPQLLLNGSSGIAVGMATNIPPHNLGELVDGLVGLIHNPEITDKELRRYIPGPDFPTGAQILGTSGIKDAYTSGRGSITMRGVAEIETIGQRGRPDKEAIIITELPYQTNKASLIEKIAELVNDKRIDGISDIRDESDRNGMRIVIELKRDAYPKVVLNNLYKQTPLQSNFGANMLALVGNEPQLLTIKQFLNVFLDFRIETITRRTQYQLRKAEERDHLLQGLLIALDTLDAVIAVIRAAADTTTARGQLVTEFSLSEAQADAILQMQLRRLTALEAQKIQAEHEELQVRIADLRDILARRSRILEIIETEAKQLKQSLATPRRTQIQQVEGELDDTDLIANEKAVILLTEQGYIKRMPVDEFRAQARATRGKAAARIKDDDEVEHFFTCCDHDSILFFSDRGVVYSLRAYQIPAASRTARGVPIVQMLPIPHEEKITSIVPVSEFTDDEYLVMLTHKGYIKKTALDAFSKIRANGLIAISLGEGDQLRWVLRAREEDSIIIGSRHGMAIHFKCDNEQLRPLGRATRGVKAMKLKGDDELIGMDILSGQIIASLAAAEDSEEETEDLSDSEMVETAAQGPWVLIVTMGGYGKRVPVSQFRLQNRAGMGVRSTKFRLPKDQLAALQVVNEGDELMIVTSRGIIIRQAVDAISPQSRMATGVRVQKLDDEDAIAAVALVPISDQEQEIEEQEIEEQEESVDQ is encoded by the coding sequence ATGAGTACATCCCAAGAACGCATTGTCCCGACAAATTTGCGGAACGAAATGTCCCGGTCTTATTTAGAATACGCCATGAGCGTCATAGTAGGTCGGGCATTACCAGATGCCAGGGATGGGCTCAAGCCAGTACACCGACGGATTCTCTATGCGATGCATGAGCTGGGCTTAAGCCCAGACCGTCCGTTCCGCAAATGCGCTCGTGTGGTGGGGGAAGTGTTGGGTAAGTATCATCCCCATGGGGATACTGCTGTTTATGACGCTTTGGTGCGCATGGCTCAGGATTTCTCCATGCGATCGCCTCTAATTAATGGTCATGGAAATTTTGGCTCAGTAGACAACGACCCCCCAGCGGCAATGCGTTACACAGAGTGCCGTTTGCAAGTGATCGCTACCAATGCCCTACTTCGGGATATTGAGTCGGAAACCGTAGACTTTGTTGATAACTTTGACGGTTCCCAGCAAGAACCCACTGTCTTACCGGCACGGATTCCCCAATTACTGCTGAACGGCTCATCGGGGATTGCTGTGGGTATGGCAACCAATATCCCCCCTCATAACCTGGGAGAGTTGGTGGATGGCTTAGTCGGCCTGATCCATAATCCCGAAATAACTGATAAGGAGTTAAGGCGGTATATCCCTGGTCCAGATTTCCCCACTGGCGCACAAATTTTAGGAACATCGGGTATTAAAGATGCTTACACCAGTGGTAGGGGTTCTATCACCATGCGAGGTGTGGCAGAAATTGAAACGATTGGGCAACGAGGTCGTCCAGACAAGGAAGCCATTATTATTACTGAGCTACCTTACCAAACCAATAAGGCAAGTTTAATCGAAAAGATTGCTGAATTGGTCAATGATAAGCGCATTGATGGTATTTCCGATATTCGGGATGAAAGCGATCGCAATGGCATGCGAATCGTAATCGAACTAAAGCGCGATGCTTATCCCAAAGTTGTCCTGAATAATCTCTACAAGCAAACCCCCCTCCAAAGCAATTTTGGAGCAAATATGCTAGCCCTGGTGGGCAATGAACCCCAGTTGCTGACCATAAAGCAGTTCTTAAACGTTTTCCTGGATTTCCGCATTGAAACCATTACCCGACGGACTCAATACCAATTGCGCAAAGCTGAGGAACGGGATCATTTACTGCAAGGGTTACTAATTGCCCTAGATACCTTAGATGCGGTGATTGCTGTGATTCGGGCGGCGGCGGATACGACTACAGCACGAGGACAATTAGTCACAGAATTTAGTCTATCTGAAGCCCAAGCCGATGCTATTTTGCAAATGCAGCTGCGCCGTCTGACTGCTTTGGAAGCCCAGAAGATTCAAGCTGAGCATGAGGAATTACAAGTTCGGATTGCCGATTTACGGGATATCCTAGCTCGCCGAAGTCGCATCCTGGAGATTATTGAAACTGAAGCCAAGCAACTGAAACAGAGCTTGGCCACACCACGCCGCACACAAATTCAACAGGTTGAAGGGGAACTAGATGATACTGACCTGATTGCTAATGAAAAAGCTGTGATTCTGCTGACTGAGCAAGGGTATATCAAACGCATGCCTGTGGATGAGTTTAGAGCTCAAGCTAGGGCAACTCGTGGTAAAGCTGCTGCCAGGATTAAAGATGATGATGAAGTAGAGCATTTCTTTACCTGCTGTGACCACGATAGCATTTTATTTTTTAGCGATCGCGGTGTAGTCTACTCTCTGCGTGCCTACCAAATCCCGGCTGCATCTCGCACCGCCAGGGGGGTACCGATTGTGCAGATGTTACCCATTCCCCACGAAGAAAAAATTACTTCTATTGTACCGGTATCTGAATTTACGGATGATGAATATCTAGTAATGTTAACCCATAAGGGTTACATTAAGAAAACTGCTCTAGATGCTTTCAGCAAAATTCGGGCGAATGGATTAATTGCTATTTCCCTCGGGGAAGGAGACCAGTTGCGGTGGGTACTTCGTGCTAGGGAAGAAGACAGCATCATAATTGGGTCTCGTCATGGCATGGCAATTCACTTCAAGTGTGACAATGAGCAACTCCGCCCCCTTGGTCGTGCGACCAGAGGAGTTAAGGCTATGAAACTCAAGGGTGATGATGAATTAATCGGTATGGATATTTTGTCCGGTCAAATCATCGCTAGTCTAGCTGCTGCTGAGGATTCAGAGGAAGAGACAGAAGACCTTAGTGATTCTGAGATGGTGGAAACAGCGGCTCAGGGTCCTTGGGTATTAATTGTTACCATGGGAGGCTATGGCAAGCGGGTACCGGTATCCCAATTCCGGCTACAAAACCGTGCTGGTATGGGAGTTCGCTCAACCAAATTCCGTTTACCCAAAGACCAACTGGCAGCACTACAGGTAGTTAATGAAGGGGATGAATTGATGATAGTCACTAGTCGAGGGATTATCATTCGTCAAGCTGTTGATGCTATTTCTCCCCAATCCCGCATGGCAACTGGGGTCAGAGTGCAAAAGTTAGATGATGAAGATGCGATCGCAGCGGTTGCTTTAGTACCCATTTCAGATCAAGAGCAGGAAATCGAAGAGCAGGAAATCGAAGAGCAGGAAGAGTCAGTAGATCAATAA
- a CDS encoding Uma2 family endonuclease: protein MIQTAKKFYTFEEYLSYHDDTDYKYELVNGELIAMPPASGLHALIMLFLFKQFDREIDRVSLDWVVMPGNLGVRTADNKSRIPDLVIISENQRQAIRSMSSAVLESAPLLAVEIVSAGNPQDDYRYKRSEYAVREVPEYWIVDPIKSKVSVLRLVDGFYDLTEFTGNQKIESQRFTELALTVEQVFAV from the coding sequence ATGATTCAAACTGCAAAAAAGTTTTACACATTTGAAGAGTATCTTTCCTACCATGATGACACTGACTACAAGTATGAGCTTGTTAATGGAGAGCTTATTGCTATGCCACCTGCTAGTGGACTACATGCCCTGATTATGCTTTTTCTATTCAAGCAATTTGATAGAGAAATTGACAGGGTTAGTTTAGATTGGGTTGTTATGCCTGGTAATCTTGGGGTTCGCACAGCTGACAATAAATCTAGAATTCCTGATTTAGTCATTATCTCAGAAAATCAGCGGCAAGCTATCCGTTCCATGTCATCAGCGGTGCTGGAATCAGCACCACTACTAGCAGTAGAAATTGTCAGTGCAGGTAATCCTCAAGATGATTACCGCTACAAGCGTTCTGAATACGCGGTGCGGGAAGTGCCTGAATATTGGATTGTTGATCCAATTAAGTCTAAGGTTTCGGTTTTGCGTTTAGTTGATGGGTTTTATGATCTGACAGAATTTACAGGAAATCAAAAGATTGAATCACAAAGATTTACCGAGTTGGCTTTGACAGTTGAACAAGTATTTGCCGTTTAG
- the era gene encoding GTPase Era: MTDNSKIQDEQNSEEDSTIDSSQDNLEEKVINPSVLETIPIAPEGFKSGFVAIVGRPNVGKSTLMNKLVGQKIAITSPVAQTTRNRLRGIFTTPEAQLIFVDTPGIHKPHHQLGKVLVKNAQIAIELVDVVLLVVDSTVEAGGGDRFIVDLLSHTKTPVILGVNKSDIQPRQSRGESIDASYARLATPQGWEVVKFSALTADRLDLLQQKLIERLEPGPYYYPPDFVTDQPERFIMGELIREQILLLTREEVPHSVAITIDLVEDQPKITRIFATINVERDSQKGILIGKKGTMLKQIGTAARQQLQKLVAGQVYLELFVKVKPKWRQSRLRLLELGYRVEK, encoded by the coding sequence ATGACTGACAATTCTAAAATCCAAGACGAACAAAACTCGGAAGAGGATTCGACCATAGACTCTTCCCAAGATAACCTAGAGGAAAAAGTGATCAATCCATCAGTTCTAGAAACTATTCCGATTGCTCCAGAGGGCTTTAAGTCTGGCTTTGTGGCGATTGTGGGACGCCCGAATGTGGGGAAATCCACACTGATGAATAAACTGGTAGGGCAAAAAATTGCCATCACCTCGCCAGTGGCTCAAACTACCCGAAATCGGCTGCGAGGTATCTTCACCACACCGGAAGCTCAATTGATTTTTGTGGATACGCCAGGGATTCACAAACCTCATCATCAACTGGGTAAGGTATTGGTAAAAAATGCCCAAATAGCGATTGAGTTAGTGGATGTGGTGCTGTTGGTGGTGGATAGTACGGTGGAGGCGGGAGGAGGCGATCGCTTTATTGTTGATCTACTGAGCCATACTAAGACACCAGTAATTTTGGGTGTGAACAAATCAGATATACAACCTCGACAGAGTAGGGGAGAATCAATCGATGCTAGTTATGCTAGACTAGCTACTCCTCAAGGCTGGGAAGTGGTCAAATTTTCTGCCCTGACAGCTGATCGCTTAGACCTATTGCAGCAAAAATTAATTGAGCGCTTAGAACCAGGGCCATATTATTATCCCCCTGACTTCGTAACTGACCAGCCAGAACGGTTTATCATGGGGGAATTGATTCGAGAGCAAATCTTACTCCTAACTCGTGAGGAAGTCCCCCACTCAGTTGCTATTACTATTGATTTAGTGGAGGATCAACCAAAAATTACCCGTATTTTTGCTACGATCAACGTAGAGAGAGACTCCCAAAAAGGTATTTTGATTGGCAAAAAGGGTACTATGCTCAAACAAATTGGTACTGCTGCTCGTCAGCAACTTCAAAAGTTAGTTGCTGGTCAAGTTTACCTGGAATTGTTTGTGAAAGTAAAACCCAAATGGCGACAATCTCGCTTACGGTTATTAGAGTTGGGATATCGGGTGGAAAAATAA
- a CDS encoding DUF3370 family protein, which produces MTNTATFPDLENHWARDCINQLRERKLVSGYPDGKFRPNSRITRAEFAVLMLNAFPSAPIQRGGIRFKDVPSNHWAKNVIQDAYKRRFFSGYPGRQFKPNESISRVQAIAVLAGAKNYPIPSDPDGTIRRYFTDATQIPQYAKNAIASAAINTIVVNYPNIKQVKPNQSATRGEVAALLCRALNIYAVPPQYIAGVEVSPDHVRSLPGQLDQVPVFNSNSPELVRSEGILLSTFSPEGKQVPSAHLDYGFNGRFDIFTHHIARAETQAETHPLYQGLIVYNPKDTPVTVEVLQGASYLSTPDAPFISLPDMVDNPNGTVYAGSGSRTMNDVLRGILQELFPAKLVLKAKQSQMLMNQPIPVKRSPASNGRSTMMRLRSDGMVYVANLAMKALRDGNGNYREPTVAEWQHLLDTGGLAQPRGPIPTPLEPPQEPTVFGRVAGVSQGSQWQVLIQDNPNVNYLSIPQLGQAFSYVVGTLHLITLSTGQIQSAPMLRRYPDTAYFAHSNYGVEYNITLPLKNTTNQPQTVTVSLQTPLKDEGGTDRLLFLNPLVENVFFRGTLRINYDDDDRKAQTRYVHLVQRRGQPGHPLVTLNLAPEEVRQLQVDFLYPPDSTPPQVLTVRTLEG; this is translated from the coding sequence ATGACCAATACCGCTACTTTCCCTGACCTGGAAAATCATTGGGCTAGAGATTGTATCAACCAACTGCGGGAGCGTAAGTTGGTCAGTGGTTACCCGGATGGTAAATTTCGTCCTAATTCTAGAATTACCCGTGCTGAGTTTGCCGTCTTAATGCTGAATGCGTTTCCCTCAGCGCCGATTCAACGAGGTGGTATTCGTTTTAAGGACGTACCTAGTAATCATTGGGCCAAAAATGTGATTCAAGATGCCTACAAGCGGAGATTTTTTTCGGGCTATCCTGGCAGACAATTTAAACCGAATGAGTCGATTTCACGAGTGCAAGCGATTGCCGTTTTAGCAGGAGCCAAGAATTATCCTATCCCGTCAGATCCCGATGGAACTATCAGACGGTATTTTACTGATGCTACCCAGATTCCCCAGTATGCTAAAAATGCAATCGCATCCGCAGCAATTAATACTATTGTGGTTAACTATCCCAATATCAAACAGGTCAAGCCAAATCAGAGTGCTACCCGTGGTGAAGTAGCGGCTTTGCTGTGTCGGGCCTTAAACATCTATGCTGTCCCACCTCAGTATATTGCTGGAGTGGAAGTTTCTCCTGATCATGTTCGTAGTTTACCAGGGCAATTGGATCAGGTGCCTGTGTTTAATAGCAATAGTCCAGAACTAGTCAGAAGTGAGGGAATTTTGCTGTCTACGTTTTCACCGGAAGGGAAACAAGTTCCTTCAGCCCACCTTGACTATGGCTTTAATGGACGGTTTGATATCTTTACCCACCATATTGCTAGAGCGGAAACTCAGGCGGAAACCCATCCCCTTTACCAAGGATTGATAGTTTATAATCCCAAGGACACACCTGTTACAGTGGAGGTCTTGCAAGGGGCGAGTTATCTGTCTACCCCAGATGCACCGTTTATCTCGTTGCCGGATATGGTGGATAATCCCAATGGTACAGTCTATGCTGGTTCTGGCAGTCGGACGATGAATGATGTACTCAGGGGAATTCTCCAAGAACTATTTCCCGCCAAACTGGTGCTGAAGGCAAAACAAAGCCAGATGTTAATGAATCAGCCAATTCCAGTTAAACGATCACCAGCTTCCAATGGTCGTTCTACCATGATGCGGTTACGGAGTGATGGGATGGTGTATGTGGCCAACTTAGCGATGAAAGCCCTTCGTGATGGCAATGGAAACTATCGGGAACCTACGGTAGCAGAATGGCAACACTTACTGGATACCGGTGGCTTAGCTCAACCCCGTGGACCAATACCCACTCCTCTCGAACCACCTCAAGAACCGACGGTGTTTGGTCGGGTGGCTGGTGTTTCCCAAGGTTCTCAATGGCAAGTGCTGATTCAAGATAATCCAAATGTTAACTATTTGAGTATTCCTCAGCTAGGGCAGGCATTTTCTTATGTGGTGGGGACTCTACATCTGATTACTCTGAGTACAGGGCAAATTCAAAGTGCACCGATGTTAAGGCGCTATCCCGATACGGCCTACTTTGCCCACAGTAATTATGGGGTAGAATACAATATAACTTTACCATTGAAGAATACTACTAATCAACCCCAAACGGTGACGGTATCGCTGCAAACGCCATTGAAGGATGAGGGGGGTACTGATCGACTGCTGTTTTTGAACCCACTGGTTGAAAACGTGTTCTTTCGGGGTACACTCAGAATAAATTATGATGATGATGATCGAAAGGCTCAGACGCGCTATGTGCATTTAGTGCAGCGACGAGGACAGCCAGGGCATCCATTGGTGACGTTGAATTTAGCCCCTGAAGAAGTTAGGCAGCTACAGGTGGATTTTCTCTATCCCCCGGATTCGACACCACCCCAGGTGCTTACAGTTCGGACTTTGGAGGGTTAG